The Vicugna pacos chromosome 28, VicPac4, whole genome shotgun sequence genome includes the window GCACCCACCTGCCTTGGGTTTGCATTTCTTGAGGTCCACACAGATTTCTCGGGGTTTCTTCCCAGCAATGATGTCCTTGGAGATGCGGTTAAGAAAGAGCTTCATGATCTTCTTGCACAGGCCTCGCAGCAGCCGTTTCAACTTCTGGCACGCCTGGGACGCAGCCTGGGCGATGGTGTCCTGGAGTGGCAGCGCCACAGAGGGACACGGGCGTCAGGCGAGCCCTGCCCAGCTCCCTGCTCCACAGGCCCCAGCAGCTCTGGGCCCCGGGCAGGTCTGGGGATGGGCGTTCTGGGTGCGAGGAGTTGGTGCCCTGGGGCCACGGGAGCAGAGATGGGAGAGACAGAGCCGGGCCCCACTCCCGGCCTCCAAGCTGCTCGGGCCCAGCCGCAGGTCAGCCCTCCGCACGGCCCCTGCTCCGGGACGGTGTGCTGGGTCCCCCGGGCTTCTGCCCACCCCACCCGCCAGCGGGCAGGAGGCTCCACAAGCCCTCAACCTCACCTGGGTGGGCTGCTTTCCCACCAGGTCCTCCACCTTCTGGATTATCATCTGACAAGAGTAACAGATGAAGCCCAACCCCTCTCCTCTGGGCTGCAGGTCACCCTGTCAGGAAAGGAAGCCCCCCAAGGTGGTATCTCAGGCATCCCAACCTGGGGTGCTTTCAAGGCTGCAGGATCATCTATGAGCTTTCTGGCCCCTGCCCACCTTCCGGCTAGTTTAGGA containing:
- the GNLY gene encoding granulysin isoform X2 — translated: MTSWVLLVLVSVLLGAPGLAFSGLIPEDSDGATAHLCDGEPLFQGLAPQDPRGDLQPRGEGLGFICYSCQMIIQKVEDLVGKQPTQDTIAQAASQACQKLKRLLRGLCKKIMKLFLNRISKDIIAGKKPREICVDLKKCKPKAGLI
- the GNLY gene encoding granulysin isoform X1, which translates into the protein MTSWVLLVLVSVLLGAPGLAFSGLIPEDSDGATAHLCDGEPLFQGLAPQDPRVPGWLPAHPPQSLTFLSSLGSAGGDLQPRGEGLGFICYSCQMIIQKVEDLVGKQPTQDTIAQAASQACQKLKRLLRGLCKKIMKLFLNRISKDIIAGKKPREICVDLKKCKPKAGLI